One part of the Cyclobacteriaceae bacterium genome encodes these proteins:
- a CDS encoding T9SS type A sorting domain-containing protein: MVFFISKASIFIIILCILNFIIGNFCYAQNPGQYDPSFNLIDDGTYGDGKGFSSVWNTEVKSIAVQPDGKVVAIGDFTTYNGEPSRGIVRINSDGSIDKSFNVGSGFNLSPMCIKILMDGKILVGGNFTSYNGVYRPKIIRLNSDGTPDISFNPGSGADNGGYILSVDLFESKIIVGGFFNSFNGVARNHICKLNEDGTIDETFDPGYGFDAAVYAVLVHDDGKILAGGGFEDINGIERRKIVRLNSNGTVDLGFDPGLNIETAVRDMVLTGEGKIVVGMLNGVRRLNTDGSLDTGYLNEAEFDGYIHKLLLLSDQRLVVGGEFDSIDGISCKKLAVLNTDGTIDTSFDLTKGFDNSVYAIGQQVDGDLMVGGTFSLFDETRVGRIARLRLNATLDDYFNIGTGFAGYASIGQICIQRDDKIVASGQFTSFNGVKVNNIIRLNSDGSLDPSFNPGAGLDLPPYCMVLQEDEKILVAGLFNSYNGYPRKGIARLNPDGSLDETFNPGSGFDYVVQCMVVQPDGKVIVGGYFTEYNGAPVNRIARLNTDGTLDLSFNPGEGSNDGVRLLGLLKDGKIIAAGSFTEFDGHPRKQLVRLTSNGNIDLSFSVDQGFNGYLHDMIVEDDGKIIVSGYFDRFNNISRHGVAKLNANGTLNSFDLRLPIQQSFVPIIFRQSDNKLLIYVLSSNIFLSRYNLNGGLDNSYDMSARFNGTIEAIAEQSDGKLIIGGSFSKIDNIWRNKIARIIGCLDPEATITQSGNELHAGIRGDLQYQWIDCNTNDVIQDEKMASFTPSSSGSYTVKVSDGACFKVADCYNFSITSVLGETIDDFILVYPNPSHGEFKIVFSNSRNYPVEITINSIQGAHFFKQVYDSVFDRGNITISLPSAEWPKGVYVVKISDTVTSRFKKIIIR; encoded by the coding sequence ATGGTGTTTTTTATAAGTAAAGCTAGCATCTTCATCATTATCCTGTGCATCCTGAATTTTATAATTGGGAATTTTTGCTATGCCCAAAACCCAGGTCAGTACGATCCAAGTTTCAATCTAATAGATGATGGTACTTATGGTGATGGAAAGGGTTTTAGTTCAGTTTGGAATACAGAGGTCAAGTCTATTGCTGTTCAACCGGATGGTAAGGTAGTAGCTATAGGCGATTTTACGACATACAATGGCGAGCCGAGCCGAGGAATTGTTAGGATAAATAGTGACGGTTCTATTGATAAATCTTTTAACGTAGGTTCTGGATTCAACTTGAGTCCAATGTGTATTAAAATCCTGATGGATGGAAAAATTTTGGTTGGTGGTAATTTTACTTCTTACAATGGAGTATACAGACCAAAAATTATCCGATTGAATTCAGACGGAACACCGGATATTTCTTTTAACCCAGGAAGCGGTGCAGATAATGGAGGTTACATTCTATCTGTTGACCTATTTGAGAGTAAGATCATCGTTGGAGGTTTCTTTAATTCTTTCAATGGAGTCGCAAGAAATCATATTTGTAAACTAAATGAAGATGGCACAATTGATGAAACTTTTGATCCGGGTTACGGTTTTGATGCGGCCGTATATGCGGTTTTAGTGCACGATGATGGTAAGATACTCGCTGGTGGGGGATTTGAGGATATTAATGGTATTGAGCGGAGAAAAATTGTGCGCTTGAATAGCAATGGAACAGTTGACTTGGGATTTGATCCTGGATTGAATATAGAAACTGCTGTTAGGGATATGGTACTCACAGGCGAAGGTAAAATAGTGGTAGGAATGTTGAACGGAGTGAGACGGTTGAATACGGATGGATCGCTAGATACTGGATACCTTAATGAAGCTGAGTTTGATGGCTACATCCATAAATTATTATTGCTTTCTGACCAAAGATTGGTTGTTGGCGGTGAGTTCGATTCGATTGATGGCATTTCATGTAAAAAATTGGCAGTGTTAAATACAGATGGAACTATAGACACTTCATTCGATTTAACGAAAGGATTTGATAATTCGGTTTATGCAATCGGCCAGCAGGTCGATGGAGATTTGATGGTAGGTGGAACGTTTAGCCTTTTTGATGAAACTAGAGTAGGAAGGATTGCAAGGCTACGATTGAATGCAACCTTGGATGATTATTTTAATATTGGAACTGGCTTCGCTGGCTATGCATCTATTGGCCAAATATGCATTCAGCGTGATGATAAGATAGTAGCTTCAGGCCAATTCACTTCGTTTAACGGAGTAAAAGTAAATAATATCATCAGGCTAAACTCAGATGGTTCATTAGATCCAAGTTTTAATCCTGGAGCTGGTTTGGATTTGCCTCCCTATTGTATGGTCCTGCAAGAAGATGAGAAGATTCTCGTAGCAGGACTTTTTAATTCCTATAATGGCTATCCGAGGAAAGGCATTGCCCGGTTGAATCCTGACGGGTCGTTGGATGAAACTTTTAACCCTGGTTCAGGATTTGATTATGTTGTGCAATGTATGGTTGTTCAACCGGATGGAAAGGTTATAGTAGGGGGGTACTTCACTGAATATAATGGAGCACCTGTCAATCGTATTGCCAGACTTAACACTGATGGTACCCTTGATTTAAGTTTTAATCCGGGTGAGGGCTCCAATGATGGTGTAAGACTACTTGGCTTGCTTAAAGATGGTAAAATTATTGCAGCCGGGTCTTTTACTGAATTTGATGGTCACCCAAGGAAACAACTTGTCAGGCTGACTTCTAACGGAAACATTGACTTAAGTTTTAGTGTTGATCAGGGTTTTAATGGATACCTGCATGATATGATAGTTGAAGATGATGGTAAAATAATAGTTAGCGGCTACTTTGATCGGTTTAATAATATAAGCAGGCACGGTGTTGCAAAGCTCAATGCAAATGGAACCCTTAATAGTTTTGATTTGAGGTTACCGATTCAGCAATCTTTTGTGCCGATTATATTTAGACAAAGCGACAATAAGTTGCTTATATACGTTCTTTCATCGAATATTTTTTTGAGTAGGTATAATTTAAATGGGGGGCTCGATAATTCTTATGATATGAGCGCGAGGTTTAACGGAACCATTGAAGCAATTGCGGAACAATCTGATGGTAAACTCATAATTGGGGGATCTTTTTCAAAGATTGATAATATATGGCGGAATAAAATAGCCCGTATTATTGGCTGTCTTGACCCAGAAGCCACGATTACTCAATCAGGAAATGAATTACACGCAGGTATAAGAGGTGATTTGCAGTACCAATGGATTGATTGTAATACAAATGATGTAATTCAGGATGAAAAAATGGCAAGTTTTACCCCTTCATCGAGTGGATCATACACTGTTAAGGTTTCTGATGGAGCCTGTTTCAAAGTGGCAGATTGCTATAATTTTTCTATTACCTCTGTTTTAGGCGAAACGATCGATGATTTTATTTTGGTTTACCCAAACCCATCACACGGAGAATTTAAAATAGTATTTTCTAACAGCCGGAATTATCCAGTGGAAATCACTATAAATAGTATCCAAGGCGCTCATTTTTTTAAGCAAGTATATGATTCGGTGTTTGATAGAGGCAATATCACAATTAGCTTGCCATCGGCTGAATGGCCAAAGGGTGTTTACGTTGTGAAAATATCTGACACTGTTACTAGTCGATTCAAAAAAATAATTATCCGTTGA